tttttaaactttcaattttaaaaatatctttaccaTTAATTTTGAACCGAAACTATTAatactttattaaaaaataccttcaACATTACAaaggtttattttattattcttaaaacatgttaaaacataaaaataaaaataaaaacttttaaacttcttaaaaaaataataacatacccttaatattaatatttgagCGCAATTATTAGTACCacatctaaaaatatttaatctttaaaaataaattaaaatatttaaatgttgaaaatatttttgaatcaAGATNAaacctatatttttttacaaatttaattcattgtttttttttagtttttgtgtaatattttaagagtattattgaaaattttgaaatattttttataccaaatataatatcttgcgatatttttttttattaatttaacaaaaataataataaattaaattatcgtAATATTGTTTTGATATTGACGCAACAAAGGTTATTGTTGCGTATACACagtaaaagaattattttgtataagaaaaataaaataaaagtactttattttctcctttttttttaatagaaaaaaaggtagttttttttttctttttttctttatgttatTTCTAAGCTTTGATGAGCTACTTTATTCTTCATTAACATTTGCTTAAAATTAGTAATGCatgaaaataacatataaaataataaaatacaaaattggtttttttaaatttgaatatataaatacattatataaaattatttcctaaatttaaattttgattNACTTAtcagttatatatatatttatatgggCGAACGACGGGAATTTACCACTTGTGTGTAAAGGTAAAATACAGGTTGTGACAAATCGGAGGGGTAAAGTGGGGAAGGCAGCTTTATTTTATCCAACTCTCTGACTACGTGTCCCATAGATTAGTCACTCAATATGAAGTTAAATCAAGAAGATAGACGACGGTCGTGGGGAttacttaaattaatatatatttttggattaAACTCACTTATTTTATACTAataaaaaacccaaatcaattattaaaaaataaaattaaagttgggAATGTGGTGGTCATAAACCTTAAGAAAAGGTGGGTCCCTCGGGCCGGAACTGATGTGACCAAGATTTCGTGGTTCAAAGCCACGCACAAAACGGCCACGTGGGTTCGGCCTGACGCCTTTCCGGACCGAACGCGGGATTTTCTCTGTATCAAAAACGACcttcttataaatattaaattcaaatctccaaactttaataatatatgttaattaaaaatataatataaagttttaacCTTCAACATTACAACCTAATATTCTGCCAATAAataagtatataaatataaagtgAGTAGGGAAGGACGGAGAATTCAATATCTCGCTTTGACCATGTTTAGCTTATGATAAAAAATATCTCCATACTCTTTCAGTGATCCTTTATTTAAATAGCGATTATTCACATTATTCGAAATTAATTCATATGAAACCCATAtaagtaattatatttaaattaattgataatattgatcggagaataaaatttaaaaatgggaatgggaaaaaataaagaaagaattagTTAGCGTATATATGGGGAAGGGTTTGAATAGCAAAAAACCAAGTGCCTTTAGGACAAGACAACCACGTGGTGTTGTGCAAATGTCTGACGTGGACCCCTTCATTGCTCTTTCCCTCACCGCTCCGCCTCTATTTATACCTCATTTTCGCTCCTTATCTTCTCCAaaattcctcttttttttttttttgtctctgtTTCCAAAATTATTTCCTCTGCAATTTTGCCTGCtgctcactcactcactcacttcAAAATCTAGGCTATGgcggcttcttcttcttcgttcttATTCAAGCCGCTTTGTTTCGACAATATTAAGATTAGGCAACAGTCCAATCGTAGAAATAACGTTGTTCAGTGTGTTCTTCACTCTCcctctgttcttcattttcccgACCAAACTACTTCTAAAATTAAGCTGATtgtcaaagaagaaaacaaagctTCTATTTCCGGTTggaattttcttcaaaaaacgGCTTCCATGGCGTTAGATATGGTCGAATCCGCCTTACTTTCATTCGAGCTTCAACACCCACTCCCCAAAACCGCCGACCCACGTGTTCAAATCTCTGGAAATTTCGCTCCGGTACCGGAGCAACCCATTAAACACAACCTCCCTGTCACCGGAACCATCCCCGACTGCATTAACGGCGTCTACATCCGCAACGGAGCCAACCCTCTGTTCGAGCCCACCGCTGGTCACCATCTCTTCGACGGCGATGGCATGGTCCACGCCGTCTCCATCAATGACGGCTCAGCCAGCTACGCTTGCCGGTTCACCGAAACCCAACGACTGGTCCAAGAACGGAAACTCGGGCGGTCTATTTTCCCAAAAGCCATTGGCGAACTCCACGGTCACTCAGGAATCGTGCGGCTGCTCCTCTTCTACGCTCGAGGGCTGTTCGGGCTCGTCGACCATAGAAACGGAACAGGAGTGGCGAACGCCGGTTTGGTGTTCTTTAACGACCGGCTGCTGGCGATGTCAGAAGACGATTTGCCGTACCACGTGCGTATCACGCCCTCGGGCGACTTAGAAACCGTGGGCCGTTACGATTTCAACACGCAGCTTAAATCCACAATGATCGCACACCCGAAAGTGGACCCAGTTTCCAGAGAGATGTACGCGCTTAGTTACGACGTCGTTCATAAACCATATCTCAAATACTTCCGATTCTCCCCCGACGGAATCAAATCCAACGACGTCGAAATTCCTCTCCAAACTCCGACGATGATGCACGATTTCGCCATAACGGAGAATTTCGTCATAATCCCCGACCAGCAGGTAGTATTCAAGCTTCAGGAAATGGTCAAGGGCGGATCTCCGGTGATCTacgacaagaacaagaaatccCGATTTGGGATTCTCCCGAAAAATGCAACCGATTCGAAGGATTTAATCTGGGTAGAGTCGCCGGAGACGTTCTGTTTCCATTTATGGAATGCTTGGGAGGAGGCGGAAACAGAGGAGGTGGTAGTGATCGGGTCGTGCATGACGCCACCGGACTCGATTTTCAACGAGTGCGACGAGAATTTGAAAAGCGTATTATCGGAAATTCGCCTGAATTTAAGGACGGGGAAGTCCACACGGCGGCCGATAATCACCGAGGAGGAGCAACAGGTGAATCTAGAAGCTGGAATGGTGAACAGAAACCGTCTAGGGCGGAAAACCCGATACGCGTATCTGGCAATTGCAGAGCCTTGGCCGAAGGTTTCGGGGTTCGCTAAGGTTGATCTGGTAACAGGGGAggtaaaaaaacatatttacgGCGGTAGAAAATTCGGAGGGGAGCCGTTCTTTTTACCGAAGGAGGTTAAttcagagaaggaagaagaagaagaagaagacgatggGCACATTCTTGTGTTTGTACACGACGAGAGGACGTGGAAATCGGAGCTGCAAATAGTGAACGCCATGGATTTGAAGGTGGAAGCGACAGTGAAATTGCCGTCGCGAGTGCCGTATGGATTTCATGGGACATTCGTGGACGCAACCAAGTTGCGAAATCAAgcttgattgattgattgatttaaaCAAATCTCTGAAAAGTATGAAGATTTTTCGAGTGGATGGAGAAATTACCTGTGGGATGGCTTACAAACACCTCCCCGGATTCTCTCCTATTCGCATTAAAATCTGAAcaacctttctttttcttatttttatttttattttgagtgaGCGATTTGTAGAGGAAAAACCCAGCTTGTAGCTTTTGGACAGTTTGGTAATTTCGAGCTCAGCTGGTTTCTGTTCCCGTCCtgtaaaaagtaaatatacaGCTGTGACTTAATTACTCgtagatattattctttttagaCTTGCTCCCgatcaattatataaataaatttatttatttgataaaaaaaataaaatgctgttattcttttttagaCTTGCTctcaattaattatataaatatatatatatatatatttatttggtaaaagaaataataacgTAATTATCAATAAAGTGGGAGTGGAAGGTAGAATAAGTTAGAAAAACAGtgttttttttccaaaaaagttaaaataaagtGTTGGTCGGTTGGTAATTAAATTCCACGTTTGGAAACACAAGACTtggagaataataataataataataatatgagaCAAAATTGAACTAGCTGGGGAATCCAATCAAAACAgagaaactttattttaataataatgaattaacTTTGCCGAACATTAAATGTTGGCCGTAGgattaactttttaaattaggcttatgattttgattattgGTAGGAACAAAAGAGTCCCACTCGCCCTTTGTCGTAGGTTGTCCAAAAAGTCAGCAAAAtctctcctcttttttttttctttcgtctCAACACTGAATCTCTCACTCCGACTTTTGACTGTCGGAACTTAAAAAAGCCTGTcgtgttttcttttctctttttttttctaaattattttttaaaaaagttacaaTTTTCCACCGACCCATTTCCACCGATTCCAATTCATTCAACTTTTTCCACTTGTTTTGCCGGTAAAGTCATGAGTTTGTTTGTTAGGGTAGGAATCAATTAGTCGTGAgaaatttctaataaattgatgtttaaaaataaaaataaatttagatgaGTAATTTCCAAGCTCCTTCAATCCTAATATGTTAATTTCaacccaccaaaaaaaaaaaaaaaaactttagtcATCACCTTATTACTAGAATCAATTGCAACCCCAAAATGATGggtttgattattattattatttgtgtaCAATAATTTTCACCCACACATTTCTGGATCTAATTGGCGCAATCACTGCCTcgagttttttgtttttttggtattATAATAATCAATCAAATCCCCATATGGgaatttgttgttttcaaATTCGTGGTCTCTTCTCTAAGCtgagttattattatttaaatttaaattttggttctTGGAAATTATGCATGCAATAAACTAATGAACTCTGAACCTTCCCTACttaattaatagtttttttttttgtgacttttttattttaaaaggaatTAATTAGGAATATTTTGACGTGTTTGAATCCGACAATCACCCGCTACCGGTTGGAGCTGCGTGTTTCTAGCCGAAATCCAAAAGTTGGTGCTCCACGTCAACAAAAGAGAGATTAGGCAACGGAGGGGTAATATTGTCATTTCATACATTAAGTATATTATGTCATGTATTAAGTACTTTTATACTTAATTAGTTAGtggtaaataaaattagttagATTAAAGCTGGAATGACTTGAAAAGAGCAAACCCACCTCCCTAATTACtcgttaaattttaaacaaatctaattaataAGTTAATGACTTTtacaacacaaaattaaatgtttaataacCTATTACATAtgtttaaaagtttagggatAAAAATGACAATTTCATGTCTTCATTAGAcactttttaatgtttaagaATGTTGGGAAGAAACCTCGAGATCTTTAATCCATTCGAACAATAGGAACAAAATTGTAACAACAAACATGACAAAAATGTTCgacttacaaaaaaaactaCCACTCCTTAACGTCCCCAAAGGTTGATGGAAAGTGAAACATCCCCAAAAAGCATTGGGAGGAAGAGGAACAGGTTCAATGTAAGGCAAAACCCAAAAGGTTGTCTATGTTGAGAGGTTTTGAGTTCTCAGTTGAGAGGCAACGAAGGGCAAAAGAGTTTACGTTGAAACATCCCCAAAATGCATGCCGCCGAAGGTTGATCAGGTTCAATGTAAGGCAAAGGGAATGCAAGAGCGTGCGCGCGGGCGAGCAGGCGTGTCCCGCCTCGAGTGCCGCCATGTGGGCGCTCAAAAAGGCGCCCGCCCATCCCCCCACCTGCCATGGAATTTGATTGGCTTCATTTCTCATACTTTGCCCTGCCGTTTCAGCATCCCAAAAGCTCTTCTTCTGCAATTAATGGTGAACAACGCTACAATATAAAAGGCCCAAAAGCTGGACATTCCCAAGAATTCTGGACAACAAAACACATCCACCATAGAATATGTGAAACTAAATCATTTACAGATCATCGCAGTGGCTTCTCTATGGCTTCTACTTCCACGTATGTCCCCGTCAAATACTATAAATTATATACAATTCGAGCATATTTCAGTGTCAGAACAAATCTTTAATGCATGGTCGTCGATGAtgttttcataaaaaatagaaatgaaaaggaagaggctcttcataatttgaaaagaCGTTACATTTTAcaccaaaaccaaaataacatttaattttctcttcaGCTTCCCACcttattaatttcataaacaaacGACTTACAAGCACTTCCTttcaaaacaaccaaaatgaccaaaatacccccacatcaaaaaataaataaaataaaaatcttcgCCCTTTTGGTAATCCATCCCCACTAGGGTTTATAAATACTTGTTCCCGGGCAACCCTAGTGTAGATTTAGGTCCCTTTCATCGATTCAAGGAGTTGAGTCTCGATTGACTTTTGTAGAATTATCTTATCACAACTTTAATGCAGTTTAGGTATCATTTTCGTCTCAATTCAAGAGTTCGGTATTCGATTAGCTTAGTATCTAActtgtttttctatttctaagtGATCTCATAGTTGAAGTCGGGAAATGTATTCCCATATAACATGTATCATGACGGTTCGTTTGACTCTACTTTCTTTTATCGAATAATGTTGAATGCATAAGACTTCTCTATATATAATCTACACATAAACACAAAGACGTTGACCTATTATGTCGATAGAAGACGTGGACCTACTAAGTTGATAGAATTGGATGCATAGTACTTATATTCACACTATTAACTCACATGCATGTGGGTCCATTAAGCATTGcagaatttataaatttcaacgACTTTCTCCCACATGATTTGCGCGTGCAAAACATGAATTCGTTCTTTCTCTCTTATAAATATCTAGCAAAACTGCCACTCCCTCCCTCgtaaatatttttgagataCTTATGACATTCCACGactttaacaaaaataatataaaaaatattgagaaatttatttgtaatttcacatatttatgacgtaaaaataaaatttatattgaaataaattaaacctCAAAGAATTGGTCCaaatctgaattttttttataaagaaaaaaatttaattacaagCGGACGTAGAAgtcaaagtttgaaaattatccgaattggattaaaatttaaaataacgtTTTTCaaatctaacttttttttttcttgttgaaagtaatttttaatttgtttagttatttattttttaaaaaacgttttttctctctctcaagaatGTGAACgttattattaaagaaaaattaaaaaaaaaaaaaaagtgtcgGCCaagtaatattaattttttatttcaagttattcaCTAAATATTTGCTcgacaaatttatttatttattttttaaattttggtttatagcttgtaaataatatcatcgagttttttcattttcgggatcgaaaataaatttttttagttattacaTAATTCCAAAGAATAACAACACTTTTGTGGTTATAGagaatgttttttaattttaaaatgtgattattttattttgttaaaataaattacaaaagtattcttttttttttttccttttacttttCATACTTTTAAAACTAACTtgaaatattgtccattttcctttttcttgtttaaaatGAGTCgtattat
This sequence is a window from Cucurbita pepo subsp. pepo cultivar mu-cu-16 chromosome LG19, ASM280686v2, whole genome shotgun sequence. Protein-coding genes within it:
- the LOC111781088 gene encoding 9-cis-epoxycarotenoid dioxygenase NCED3, chloroplastic-like, whose translation is MAASSSSFLFKPLCFDNIKIRQQSNRRNNVVQCVLHSPSVLHFPDQTTSKIKLIVKEENKASISGWNFLQKTASMALDMVESALLSFELQHPLPKTADPRVQISGNFAPVPEQPIKHNLPVTGTIPDCINGVYIRNGANPLFEPTAGHHLFDGDGMVHAVSINDGSASYACRFTETQRLVQERKLGRSIFPKAIGELHGHSGIVRLLLFYARGLFGLVDHRNGTGVANAGLVFFNDRLLAMSEDDLPYHVRITPSGDLETVGRYDFNTQLKSTMIAHPKVDPVSREMYALSYDVVHKPYLKYFRFSPDGIKSNDVEIPLQTPTMMHDFAITENFVIIPDQQVVFKLQEMVKGGSPVIYDKNKKSRFGILPKNATDSKDLIWVESPETFCFHLWNAWEEAETEEVVVIGSCMTPPDSIFNECDENLKSVLSEIRLNLRTGKSTRRPIITEEEQQVNLEAGMVNRNRLGRKTRYAYLAIAEPWPKVSGFAKVDLVTGEVKKHIYGGRKFGGEPFFLPKEVNSEKEEEEEEDDGHILVFVHDERTWKSELQIVNAMDLKVEATVKLPSRVPYGFHGTFVDATKLRNQA